A window of the Acidimicrobiales bacterium genome harbors these coding sequences:
- a CDS encoding TerC family protein, which yields MLLAAESSRSNFASIDVPASDWIALAVVVAVMLGIDLYRHREAHAPTQREALIESLVWVMTGVAFGVFLFLVHGGQVFGEYISGYLIEKSLSVDNVFVWSLLFTTMSIPIKYQHRVLFWGIFGALTLRGIFIAAGSALISAFWWVLLIFGVFLIFTGFKILRHREDEGEDASVRGMATLEKLMPVSHELDGQKFFTTLNGKRAATPLLAALVVIELTDVIFAVDSVPAILAVSHEPYIVFASNAFAILGLRAMYFLLANAREQFHYLSHGLGAILIFVGIKMTISHWYHLNTYVSLAIIATMLVAAIVFSLQRAKQLGIRPTELHEHHDH from the coding sequence ATGCTCCTCGCCGCCGAGTCGTCCCGCTCCAACTTCGCGTCGATCGACGTGCCGGCCAGCGACTGGATCGCCCTGGCCGTCGTCGTCGCCGTGATGCTCGGCATCGACCTGTACCGCCACCGTGAGGCCCATGCGCCGACACAGCGCGAAGCGCTGATCGAGTCGTTGGTCTGGGTGATGACCGGGGTGGCGTTCGGCGTCTTCCTCTTCCTCGTGCACGGCGGCCAGGTGTTCGGTGAGTACATCAGCGGTTACTTGATCGAGAAGTCGCTCAGCGTCGACAACGTCTTCGTCTGGTCGCTGCTGTTCACCACCATGTCGATCCCGATCAAGTATCAACATCGGGTCCTGTTCTGGGGCATCTTCGGCGCACTGACCCTGCGGGGCATCTTCATCGCCGCCGGCAGTGCGCTCATCTCGGCCTTCTGGTGGGTGCTGCTGATCTTCGGCGTGTTCTTGATCTTCACCGGTTTCAAGATTCTGCGCCACCGGGAAGACGAGGGGGAGGACGCGAGCGTGCGAGGAATGGCCACCCTCGAGAAGCTCATGCCCGTCAGCCACGAACTCGACGGCCAGAAGTTCTTCACCACGCTCAACGGCAAGCGGGCCGCCACGCCGCTGCTCGCGGCGCTGGTCGTGATCGAGCTGACCGACGTCATCTTCGCCGTCGACTCGGTGCCTGCGATCCTCGCTGTGTCACACGAGCCATACATCGTGTTCGCCTCGAATGCGTTCGCGATCCTCGGCCTGCGAGCCATGTACTTCCTTTTGGCCAACGCTCGGGAGCAGTTCCACTACCTGTCCCATGGTCTCGGGGCGATCCTGATCTTCGTCGGCATCAAGATGACGATCTCGCACTGGTATCACCTCAACACGTACGTGTCGTTGGCGATCATCGCCACGATGCTGGTCGCCGCCATCGTCTTCAGCCTGCAGCGAGCCAAGCAGCTCGGGATCCGACCCACCGAACTGCACGAGCACCACGACCACTGA